The window GAAGTGACTGAGAATTTTTTTTAGGAAGAATAGGTAAGGGAGGTAGAGGTggagaaaatgggttgggacgggtaggtatgggaggtaagggttgggaaaatgggttgggacgggttggtatgggacgtagaggctagaaaaatgggtcgggaagggtaggtataggaCGTAGAAGCTGAGAAGATAGGTTAagacaggtaggtatgggaggtagaggctagaaaaatgggtcgggacggatagatatgggaggtagaggttggaaaaattGGTCAGGAGAGGTAGATATTGGACGTAGTAATTGGAAAGATGGGTCAGGATGAATAGGTATGGgatgtagaggctgaaaaaatgggtcgggagggggccatggatcaatgaaaatgtctgatgaatcaggatggttaagcaaaaggctagacaatgcatcaatggccccttgaaatgcaactagatcctccacattgaatatggaactaattcccatggaaggtggaagatctacctcatacacattgagaccgtttcgttttataattttgaatagtCTAGCACTACAcgtgtgtaacttacgaacggccctcggAGGGTACCACTTGGggttgatgcggaccatcacggagtcccttacattgaattctttgaaacatttatactggtcttcagaaaatttgtaatgttcattactagtagtgatcttctgcctgatttcttgataccataaatgaatgtgatgcataaaaaactctgcaggctctgacgacctatgggacaatgacatagggacaagatcaataggtttctcaagtttataaccagtaacgacttcataaggactgaaacctgtggacctatcgacggaactattaaacgcaacctcggctataggtattacggtgtcccatgttttggtatgctctatatccctcctagggggagactcatccggtagatcatcaggaaaaatatcacgaaactcatctactaccggaatggcctcagtgggtaactctatactagcctctggggcactctctctagccacaaggccgtacgtgttgtgccactcaaaatagtagtCTTGATGCCCCTGTTGGGGTGGGTGCACGAGTGCATGCCCATGActaattccttggccacctctattcattggtctatcctcctggccacttgcttgagattggacatctacctcAATGCTGCGATTTGTCCTGGCAGAGGCCTTTAGTTGAGTAATGCATGCATCAAATTAATCAAAGCATTATTCTATATATTGTTCATAGCACTTAATTACCCAAATACTCGATTTGCTAGGAcaacttgttcattgactctagcagttgctccatgtttagtgtagggtgcaaaccaaaattcagcaatatagttgtcaaaatataagaattttttatttttcattttttattattttttaaaatttttaaaagaaacaacctagtttctaaaaacaaaaaaggaaagtttttaaaacaagttaggaaagtttctaaaagaaagcaacctagtttctaaaaacgaaaaaggaaagtttctaagaaaaacaaattagaaaaattttcttaaaaaaaacaaatgaggaaagtttttaaagaaaagtaacctagtttctaaaaacgaaaaaggaaagtttctaaaaacaaattaggaaattttctaaagaaacaaattaggaaagcttctaaaaataaaaaaaataaattaaaaagtttctttaaaaaaaaaataacctagtttctaaagaaaaagaaaaaggaaagtttctagaaatagaaagtaagttagtttctaaaaaagaaaaaggaaattaaactagtttctaaaaaaaaaggaaattagtttctaaaaacagattaagaaagtttctaaaaaattaatttctaaaaatcagaaaaggaaagtttctaaacctagaaatagaaaactaagttaatttctaaaataattcaaataaggagataatagaaaatttcagcagcttatgttagggtttatggacctctaaacagccatatatgatgagaattgatgcgtaatggacataaacaaccaaaccctaaacatgtaatgaattcctctataagaaccctaggctctgataccaaatttaatgcaggacatgaaaattaaatatgatatacgagatttcaggcttaagatcacgttagttcaaaaaaaaattatacaaatttcatatcccacatgaaagtccaaacatttaattaagggaaatctatgcgggtctaggcctacacatgatagggctggatcaataaaaattatcaactaaacaatactcaaaggtaagaaataatcatccacgcatgcatagtaatcagtccctagggtaagaaaattgacaaataacttagaaaaaacgtaatctagggctaagattcatgaaaaacggctataagaggataaaagaggataaaaatctGAGCCAAACGATGATCCCgcatgtggacagcaacaatggtcagacggacgtgcgtgtgatcctagCCGcgcgtgtgtggggtccactattcagaaaaaaacaccttggccctggtcggccagggatagtctccaaaactcccaaatctcaactcgatccgatgtacgatttgtgcgtggtgctctgccgaagtttcagctcgcctgcgggccgaaatctgaaaacttgctgtaatgaagaaatctgatgcaacaaaaggatgaattcgaagtacggatggtaagggaagatgaaaaaaagatGATAGAGGATGGgagtgaattgggatcgatgtgacttcgcaccacggtagtcagctcttcgaaaagggagggcttcgcacccacttttgaattcttccacaacttacgaagaaagcagaaaaacaaagcagaattttttttattaacttcaatcaatcaaaagaactacaaggggtacctatttatagggaaaatcctatacccaaaactcgcaccatgtgcgcaacctattacttggcgatgaagtaaactaaaataaaaatcaaacaaagaaatctaaagcgttcacaatgttctaaataataacaataaacaaaacctaaaatatgaaatcaatccgatgagtgggccacaatcataagatcccatgatgggcttttcttgattatcgggtccaatcttttgaaccaaacttcttCATCTAGGTAGGAGGCTCTCCCTGGACATTgtcatcgagacagatcgatgatggggccctcctactccgtGCGTAGGTGAGGCGGCGTGCATGCGcgtatgcgcgagatgtccccatcaggttGTAATTAACCTTGCCCATCTCTGGCACAACAAATGGACCAGTTAAAACCCACCACGTTGGGTCACGAAGGACATCTGTGGTGGAGGGGTCAACATACAATCCGCATCCGAAGAGGTACACAATAGGTAGATTTATATATAATACTTTATTTGCTTCCTTCCTTACCGAAGTTCTAATGCTTCTTTTCAACGCTTCTTCACTTAATTTGAAACAAAATGATCAATCGAAGACTGTCGAAGTTGCTATATCATATTCATTACATCTTAACAAACTTCGTGAACCATGcaagcacagagagagagagagagagagagagagagagagagagagagagagagagagaattacgtAACAAGCCAAAATCCACGAGAAACCATTAAacagaaacaaataaagaaagaaaacaaaagacagatAAAAACAAATACGTTGCACTACTCCCATTTTATTCAAACATTTACGTAAGTAAAGAATTATATCTGGATACACCATAAATTACTGAGGGAGTTTATTGTAAGGGAGCGTGCTCTAGTTTTTCATTGCAAATTGCGCTTGGAGATAATCAACTATTTTCTTGTCAACTTGGAATGCCTTGGCAAGAACATCATCTGAGATGGGCGGATTTGATCCAAACACAGCTTTTGCAATGGTGATGGTTCCTGGGTTCTGGCTGCCAAATCCTGCAATGGCTACAGCATTGGTGTCGCCGATGTTCAACTGGAAGTGAATGAGGCCTTCGGGGAAGACAAACACATCGCCTTTATGAAGGGTCTTTGTTATGAAGCGATTTTCAGTGTTGGAAGTGACGAATCCGACATAGAGGGTGCCCTCCAATACTGTTAGGATCTCTGTGGCCCGCGGGTGTGTGTGGGGTGGATTGAGACCATAGGGTGCAAAATCTATCCGAGCCAGGGAGACGCCGAGGGTGTTGAGTCcagctatctgggctacattcaCTGGGGTCACAACGGACCCAACCTTGCTATCCGTGTTGCCTGGTTTGTCCAGTCCCATGAAGAAGAAATCATCAGCTTTAACTTCCTTTGGGTCCTTGCACACAAATCCATTCACCAACACTGccatcaaaaaaaaagaaaaaaagagagagattgtaCGTAGTATATTCTTTCAAGACCTATTAAACCAACATAAAGGTGACCCTCACATGAATCCTTTTAAGTGGATTGCATTTCTATGAAACATTTGCAGCATTGATGCAATTACTTGACATGGAGTGAACATACCTTCGCTGTTGTTCAAAGCAACGCAGAAATCCTGTAAAGGACTGGGGTCGGATGCAGCGGCAAATGAGAAACTGAATGCAAGGAATGTTAGGAGAAGAAAGCCAGTGGCCATATTGAAAATATTTGGGAGTGTTTATGTATGTAAGCTAGGAAACCCTGAATCTTATAATGAGTGTTTTTTGGCTGTGGGTTTTGTAAGAAGATTAAGCTAGTATTTATAGAGTTAAGGAAATGTTAATCACTGAAATGGTCTCATTACTTTAGAAGTAATGAAGgtttatttattgttattttttcaaATCCAAGACTTGTTCCTGGTCGACTTTGTATAAGAAGGAATTGGTTGAGTCAGTTGCTTCTAGAAAATATAGTCATTTGTTTACCAAgtctggatttcatatatactaACCACTCCGACTCGAATACGAGAGGTATGTAAAATAAGTGAGAAGAAATATGCAAAGGTCCGTCGTGCTGTGACGTCTCATCATATGGTCGAGAATGGGTCCGGATTTTGCTTCAGAGTGGATTAGGCGATACCTGGGTAACATGTTAATGGGTGATACCCTGACTTTATGGGGCTACATTGATGAATGTTTtgcatatccatgctgtccatctgttttttcatcacATTTTAAGACCTGATCCTACAATTTAAGTAGATTCAAAAGGTCTGTTTGAccatatcaacgggttggatgacaaataaacttaaCGGTTGTCAGGTGCGCcttaggtagtttttaatggtgagcattcaatcaccactgtttcttgtgttggggtctaccagagatttggacCTGATTAAGTTTTAggaaaatgtcctaaaatgatctagaaaaatggatggacggcatggatatacaacacattcaccaaggtgggccccacagtcaaggtaaCATCCACTAATGTGTTACCAGCAATACCTAATCCTTTATTGCATGACTAGAAGTATTCAATCGAAGATAAGAAAATTAACCAAAGTACTAAAGCTAGGTAAAGGCAATGGTGGGCCCATCTACTTGGTTACAGTAGAGTATGTGATGCTCTGCATATAATTAATCGTCCGATGTATATGAACTGTCCACCTAAAGTCGTGTTGGCCATGGATGAGAAATGGACCATCAATGTGGATGGCCCATGGCTCAACAAGCACACCAATCAGACAATCGTACCCGTTGCTTTCCAGCACTTCCCTGAACCCGACGTGGTCTTATCCCGCCCTATGTGACTCCCCATCATCAAAATGTTATTTGGATTTGAGATTTTGTATTGTTAATATTTCAGGTCGTAGTTTACGTATCAGCTCAAATGTTGGGTTCGACCGTTGCGAGCAGAACGCCTCACTTATTATTCAATTGAAGATGGAAGCATTTTCCAGGAACGATTCCAGCAGGATCAAACCTTCAATTCATCTCTCCTTTTACCTCACGTTTATAACTTCTGGTGTCGCCACCGATAGCCGAATCGTGAGTTTTCTTAGATAAATTTCTCAAAACGATTGCAAGCTTACATTCACTGTAGGTCAGGTGTGGTGTTTCCCTAACTGTGAGGctatcttgatatatgtgttgtatatccacactatctatcagcttttacagctcattttaagtaaTGCTCCTGTTTGCCTGACTGTGAGATGAACGGGGCATGCCTTAGGATTGGAGCCTTCTATGAACTCTTCCTTCTCATCTCGTCTTTCCCATTCAATGTAAGCTTTTTTTCAG is drawn from Magnolia sinica isolate HGM2019 chromosome 5, MsV1, whole genome shotgun sequence and contains these coding sequences:
- the LOC131246943 gene encoding putative germin-like protein 2-1, which codes for MATGFLLLTFLAFSFSFAAASDPSPLQDFCVALNNSEVLVNGFVCKDPKEVKADDFFFMGLDKPGNTDSKVGSVVTPVNVAQIAGLNTLGVSLARIDFAPYGLNPPHTHPRATEILTVLEGTLYVGFVTSNTENRFITKTLHKGDVFVFPEGLIHFQLNIGDTNAVAIAGFGSQNPGTITIAKAVFGSNPPISDDVLAKAFQVDKKIVDYLQAQFAMKN